One genomic segment of Ricinus communis isolate WT05 ecotype wild-type chromosome 3, ASM1957865v1, whole genome shotgun sequence includes these proteins:
- the LOC8265126 gene encoding derlin-1, with product MSSPAEYYNSLPPITKAYGTLCLFFTAAYQLGVFDLVHIALIYQLVFSRFQVWRLFTNFFFLGKFSINFGIRLLMIARYGVQLEKGPFDRRTADFLWMVIFGALSMLILSAIPFFWTPFLGTSLVFMLLYVWSREFPNAQISIYGLVTLKAFYLPWTMLALDVIFGSPLMPDLLGIIAGHLYYFLTVLHPLATGKILLKTPRWVHKLVARYRIGAPAPTNNHGQPDRNAPNSTGAFRGRAYRLSD from the exons ATGTCTTCACCTGCTGA ATATTATAACTCTCTTCCACCTATAACCAAGGCTTATGGGACTTTGTGCTTGTTTTTCACTGCGGCGTATCAGCTCGGTGTATTTGATTTAGTGCATATTGCATTGATATATCAACTCGTATTCTCACGTTTTCAG GTATGGAGGCTTTTtacaaacttctttttcttgggaAAATTCTCCATCAATTTTGGAATTCGTCTCTTAATGAT AGCAAGATATGGTGTTCAACTTGAGAAGGGACCATTTGATAGGCGTACAGCAGATTTTTTGTGGATGGTGATCTTTGGAGCCCTGTCAATGTTg ATACTATCTGCCATCCCTTTTTTTTGGACCCCTTTCTTGGGAACATCACTTGTATTCATGCTTCTCTATGTCTGGAGTAGAGAATTCCCAAATGCCCAGATCAGCATATATGGCCTTGTGACTCTTAAG GCATTTTATCTACCATGGACAATGCTTGCTTTAGATGTCATTTTCGGTTCACCTCTTATGCCAGATCTGTTGGGAATCATCGCAGGGCATCTGTATTACTTTTTGACTGTGTTACATCCACTTGCAACTGGGAAGATCTTACTGAAGACTCCAAGATGGGT ACACAAGCTGGTCGCAAGGTATAGAATAGGAGCTCCAGCCCCAACAAACAACCACGGGCAACCTGATAGAAATGCACCAAATTCTACTGGTGCGTTCAGAGGGAGAGCATACCGATTAAGTGATTAG